The genomic stretch CAGGTATGCCGGGTAGTGTATGAACTGACCTTGGTTGCCACTCCGCATTTTTTCGCCAATCTGCCTAAATTGTAATTCATGGTTCGTAGTGCCTGCTGATACTCTGTATATAGATCCTCTCCGGTTTTTGTTCCACTGAGGATGGGAAAAAGGTAGGGAGAGTCCTGATTGGTATTTTGATATTTGTTTATCAGCTTCATTGCTGTTGTCGGAATATCAACAATCATTTGCCCACCTGTTTTATATCGGCGATAAGAAAGTGTGTTGCCTTTCAAGTCGCTTTTGTGAAGATGGGCCAGATCAACAAAGGGCATTCCGCGTAATTGAAACATTAAATTAGCCCAAACTCTGCATCGTATCAAATCTTCCGGTAGTTTCTTTAGAGGAACCTCGTTTAGTAACTTGTTTATCTCTTCTACTTCCAATGCGCGTTTTATGTCGTTTTTCACGCCGGTGTAGACATGATGAAATAAACGGGAATTCTCGGTTATTATTTTTTTATCCACTGCTTTGTTATAAGTTGCACGCAATGTCCGCATATAGGTGGAAACAGTATTCCAACTTAGTTGCTTGTCACGCAGGTAGGTTTCAAATTCTTTCAGATTGGCTCTGTTGAGCTGGTGAAAGTAAATAACCTCACATCCACAGAATTCACTGAATGCGTTCAAGGTGCTTTGATAAATGTGAGCCGTACCATAACGTTTCTCGTCTTTCAGTTCATCAATCGTTTTGTTCATAAACTCGTTGAATTTTTTTTTATTTCTCATAATGTTCCGTTTTATAGATTTTACAAAATAAGTTGTTTTCTTAACGGAATCGAATATAGGTTGAAATGTTCGAATTAGAAAGGTTATTTATCTAATTCTGCATTATTTATACGTATCATCCATCCGTTTACTTTCATTTGTAAACATATATAAGGTTGCTGCGGATCATTTGTTGAGTCAAGAAAAAATATCAGATTATAGCGGTCTTGCCTGTCAAGATATTCTTGTGGAGGCATATAGGTTGTCTCGACATTACGTGACAGGAGCAGATATTGTGTAAGCGGAATATCGAAAATCTCTTTTCCACTAGGTTGATAGATTAACCGTAGACGGGTATCGTCATTTTCCATCAGTCTCAATGTATTCATTCCGGCATGCACTACCTGTATGTCTTCCAAATTGGCGCTTTCTTGCATAAAGGGGAGATAACAGGTGGAAACGGAGTCTATCGGAGTGTTCCAATGATCCATGCATCCGTTGCCGGCAGTCAGTTCCAGACGGAAATCATCTGTATCCAGCGGGACGGCCGACTGACTTTGCAATATGCAGCTCAGAATATTCGTGTTTTTAGTAAGAGAGAGAGCCAAAACCTGATATTCGCCGCTGATATGCACGTTGTCCAGCCGCCCGTGGAATAGAGATGAAAGTTTTTCGGATTGTTCTCCCGCCTCATTGCGTAATAGTGTCAGTGAAGTGGGAGTATGTTGATAATGCGAGTCCGACAAACCTGCCCAAACCAGAAAGGTATAATCTCCCTGAGGCAGGGAGGGGACTTGGATTATACATTCATTTTGATGGAATGTAAGACTGTCTACTTCCTCCCGGTCTATATAGTTTCCTTCCTGATCGAGAATAAATAGCGTGACATCTTTTACCTGGGTGGTCACGGCATCTACATTCAGCATATTATAGGTATAGGATAACTTTAACCAACAGCCTGTGGGACAATCGGATTGGTCATCGTCTACCCAGGAACATGCACTACAGAAAAGAGTACATAGGGCGAAGAGGATAGTAGCAGTTTTACTCATTGTTTTTCTATTTTGAGACTGTTTTATTCAAGGTCGGCATCTTGGTCACGGACAATCCACGGATATACTCCGAATTCTACGTCCAAGTATGCTTTGTATTCGTCCGGATCGGGTTTGGTATCCGGAGTGCCGGGACCCAGGTTCTTGATGCTGGTAATATTGACAGAATAAATATTGTTACGTACAATACCGAATTCCATTACGCCCATTGTGGTAGGATCGCCGTTATCAAGATGTTTGATCCAATAGTTGTAGAAGGTGGAGAAATTACCTTCATTCTTGGTGAAACGGGTAATCTGCTTGGCTGCCAGGTCTGCATCGCTGGATGCTTCTGTCAAACCATCAATATTGGCATCACCATGTTCACCCACAGCCGCCAGCGTGGTGTAGAATTTATAGTTGAAATAATACAGTGTCTTGAACACGAGCGGGTCTTCTACCGGCTGGCCGTCAGTGCCGATGGTCTGTGAGGCTTCCGGAGTGAATGTACCTTTCAGCATGATGCCGGTGGTGTACACCGTGTTCTGTACCGGACGGAACATACAGTTTTCAAGACAATACATGGAAACGTACTTTCCTGCATCGGCCAGACCGGACCAATTGCTGTCTGTTTGTTTTGACAGGTGGTTAGTGTAGAATGAACCGCCTGTGAAACTGGTAGTAGCTCCTGCTACGGTCTTGTCGAAGAAATAGGGATCGATAAGATAACCGTTGTTGTCGGCTATGTTACCGAAATTTCCTGCTTCCACGCTGTAAGATGACGGAGCGGAAGGAGTTTCAGATGCGGCATCCAGTGTAGCGACATGACGGAAAGTGTAGAACTTGTTTGCCAGATTGATGAATTTGTAGTTGTTCAGCCGGACTGTGGCGTAAGTCACTCCCTTAGGATTCTTCAACGTGTAGATTTCCTTGCTGTCATTTCTAACCATCAGTTTGGCAACGGCACGTTCCAAATTGATTCTGACGTGTGCTCTGGTGTCGCTCTTTTCGGGAGATTCTACGGCAATGTTCAGATTGGCCGAGCCACGGTTGGACATGATGAATCCCTTTCCGGGTACGCTGGTTATCATACCGTTTCCATAAGTGGTGGCGTCAATCTGTCCCAATAATGTTGATTCCTGGCCTATTTCTTTTTCGATGTCAAGGTTTTGTGTACCGTTCGCTACGGCAAGGATGTCATAGTTGCCCGGTTCCAATATGATTTCCTTGTTGCAAGAATAGATGATGGTTTGTCCTTCTTGGCTGTTCTCTTTGCTGGAGATACCCAATTCATTTTGATCTACGTCGAGGGTAGTAACCAAATTCTTGCTGGAAGAATCAAACAGATAGAGTTTCACATTGCTCACTTTGTATTCTTCGGCAGTACCGTCTTCATAGACTCCAGAGTCTTCGGCGGAAGCGGCACGGCTGCCGTTAGAAGAGTTAGGGACTACAAATGAAATCTCCATGTTGCCTCCTTTGGCTCCGGGAATCGGATTGTCTCCATTTCCTGAGGGGACATCTGCATCATTAATACATCCTGCCATTGCAGCTGCAAGAGCGAAGGATAATAATAATTTTTTGTTCATAATGTAAAAATGTTTTAGTAAAAAAATGTGATTAGTAAATCTCATGTAATATCTTCAGGTTTTCATCTGCTTGGGGCAGTCCTGCTTCTTTCGCTTTACGCAGCAGGTTTTCTGCTTCGGTATAATTCCCATTCAGCATTTGCATGATACCTTGCAAAAGGGTCTTTTCGGGAGTCTCACCGGCTTTGTCCAAATAGAGTGAGGCGCCTTTTGTATCTCCCTGTGAGAGCAGGATGCAAGCTGCATTGAGATTGGCAACGGGA from Phocaeicola dorei encodes the following:
- a CDS encoding tyrosine-type recombinase/integrase; translated protein: MRNKKKFNEFMNKTIDELKDEKRYGTAHIYQSTLNAFSEFCGCEVIYFHQLNRANLKEFETYLRDKQLSWNTVSTYMRTLRATYNKAVDKKIITENSRLFHHVYTGVKNDIKRALEVEEINKLLNEVPLKKLPEDLIRCRVWANLMFQLRGMPFVDLAHLHKSDLKGNTLSYRRYKTGGQMIVDIPTTAMKLINKYQNTNQDSPYLFPILSGTKTGEDLYTEYQQALRTMNYNLGRLAKKCGVATKVSSYTTRHTWATLAKYCNFSEQLICEAFGHSSVKVTETYLKNFKNEEIKKANDAIILYVSNNGKKRV
- a CDS encoding FimB/Mfa2 family fimbrial subunit; amino-acid sequence: MSKTATILFALCTLFCSACSWVDDDQSDCPTGCWLKLSYTYNMLNVDAVTTQVKDVTLFILDQEGNYIDREEVDSLTFHQNECIIQVPSLPQGDYTFLVWAGLSDSHYQHTPTSLTLLRNEAGEQSEKLSSLFHGRLDNVHISGEYQVLALSLTKNTNILSCILQSQSAVPLDTDDFRLELTAGNGCMDHWNTPIDSVSTCYLPFMQESANLEDIQVVHAGMNTLRLMENDDTRLRLIYQPSGKEIFDIPLTQYLLLSRNVETTYMPPQEYLDRQDRYNLIFFLDSTNDPQQPYICLQMKVNGWMIRINNAELDK
- a CDS encoding Mfa1 family fimbria major subunit (Members of this family are fimbrial shaft proteins (major subunit proteins), found in the Bacteriodetes. The family is named for Mfa1 from Porphyromonas gingivalis, and is related to but distinct from the family of FimA from the species.), whose translation is MNKKLLLSFALAAAMAGCINDADVPSGNGDNPIPGAKGGNMEISFVVPNSSNGSRAASAEDSGVYEDGTAEEYKVSNVKLYLFDSSSKNLVTTLDVDQNELGISSKENSQEGQTIIYSCNKEIILEPGNYDILAVANGTQNLDIEKEIGQESTLLGQIDATTYGNGMITSVPGKGFIMSNRGSANLNIAVESPEKSDTRAHVRINLERAVAKLMVRNDSKEIYTLKNPKGVTYATVRLNNYKFINLANKFYTFRHVATLDAASETPSAPSSYSVEAGNFGNIADNNGYLIDPYFFDKTVAGATTSFTGGSFYTNHLSKQTDSNWSGLADAGKYVSMYCLENCMFRPVQNTVYTTGIMLKGTFTPEASQTIGTDGQPVEDPLVFKTLYYFNYKFYTTLAAVGEHGDANIDGLTEASSDADLAAKQITRFTKNEGNFSTFYNYWIKHLDNGDPTTMGVMEFGIVRNNIYSVNITSIKNLGPGTPDTKPDPDEYKAYLDVEFGVYPWIVRDQDADLE